One segment of Halalkalicoccus tibetensis DNA contains the following:
- a CDS encoding YihY/virulence factor BrkB family protein translates to MNRWLEVGRGVVEEGRRQNLPFLAGSLAFYAFVSLLPLLLLVLVVATLFAGETVANYLLRLTRLYLSPAGEDLIATALTDAASWVGSSAIGLVVLVWAAFRMFLGLDIAFASIYGTDPAETPLGDRVRDGLVVLLALVLAITAAVGTVALFTFLPEFRFSGVVDTLLLVVGLLVAFYPLYLVFPDVDVTPREVLPGAVLAAVGWTLLQSLFQFYVSITALADVFGVISGALLFLLWLYFGSLVLLAGIVLNVVLAGRAS, encoded by the coding sequence ATGAACCGGTGGCTCGAGGTGGGGCGCGGGGTCGTCGAGGAGGGGCGCCGACAGAACCTCCCGTTTCTGGCCGGGAGCCTCGCCTTCTACGCGTTCGTCTCGCTGCTGCCGCTGCTGTTGCTCGTGTTGGTCGTGGCGACGCTGTTCGCCGGCGAGACCGTCGCGAACTACCTGCTCAGGCTGACCCGGCTGTATCTCAGCCCCGCTGGCGAGGACCTGATCGCGACCGCGCTGACCGACGCGGCGAGCTGGGTCGGGAGCTCCGCGATCGGGCTGGTCGTGCTGGTGTGGGCCGCCTTCAGGATGTTCCTCGGCCTCGACATCGCGTTCGCCTCGATCTACGGCACCGACCCCGCCGAGACGCCGCTCGGCGACCGGGTCCGTGACGGCCTCGTCGTCCTCCTGGCGCTCGTGCTCGCGATCACCGCCGCCGTCGGGACGGTCGCGCTGTTCACGTTCCTGCCGGAGTTCAGGTTCTCGGGGGTCGTCGACACGCTGTTGCTCGTCGTCGGGCTGCTGGTCGCGTTCTACCCGCTGTATCTCGTCTTCCCGGACGTCGACGTCACGCCCCGTGAGGTGCTGCCCGGCGCGGTGCTGGCGGCCGTCGGCTGGACGCTGCTCCAGTCGCTGTTCCAGTTCTACGTCTCGATAACGGCGCTCGCGGACGTCTTCGGCGTGATCAGCGGCGCGTTGCTCTTCCTGCTGTGGCTCTACTTCGGCTCGCTCGTCCTACTTGCCGGGATCGTCCTCAACGTCGTCCTGGCGGGCCGGGCTAGTTAG
- a CDS encoding amphi-Trp domain-containing protein, with the protein MSDQTSDEQDLSRNEVADHLQTLARELRGEGPADVTVGNKSVALDPASVIEYDITVEERSPMLGGERETVTVTLDWEVEENAN; encoded by the coding sequence ATGTCAGACCAGACGTCCGACGAGCAGGACCTGTCGCGAAACGAGGTCGCGGACCACCTACAGACGCTGGCTCGGGAGCTCCGCGGGGAGGGGCCGGCGGACGTCACCGTCGGCAACAAGAGCGTCGCGCTCGACCCCGCCTCCGTGATCGAGTACGACATCACGGTCGAGGAACGATCGCCGATGCTCGGCGGCGAGCGCGAGACCGTCACGGTCACCCTCGACTGGGAGGTCGAGGAGAACGCTAACTAG
- the gatB gene encoding Asp-tRNA(Asn)/Glu-tRNA(Gln) amidotransferase subunit GatB gives MSAQATQERDLAVVIGLEVHVQLETDTKVFCGCSTDLADAEPNSHTCPTCLGLPGALPVVNEAAVESAVKLGKAIDAEIPQQTRFHRKNYYYPDLPKNFQITQYDAPLCEDGALEISVEGERREIGIERAHLEEDPGSLQHEGGDIETADHTLVNYNRAGIPLMEIVTRPDFRGPKETRAFLAKLEEVLEYLGIFDSQRDGSLRVDANISLVPGEEVREDGSIGAEALAEANRTEVKNISSHKGAEKALAYEVTRQRNAVRRGREVEQETRHWDESRGITVSMRSKEEEKDYRYFPEYDLPVLRVSGWKEEISIPELPATRRERFREEYGLGGEAASKLTSTKQVADFYEDLASDFDPDLAATWVADDLLGELNYRDMLITDVEDRLDEVRRLVELVAEEEITAKNARETVLREMLDSGADPDAVVEDHDLGKTDAGEVEAAVEEAIEENPEAVADVESGDDGAINFLVGQVMGKTGGSADPGQVNELLRERLG, from the coding sequence ATGAGTGCGCAGGCGACCCAGGAGCGCGATCTCGCGGTCGTGATCGGGCTGGAGGTCCACGTCCAGCTCGAGACCGACACCAAGGTGTTCTGTGGCTGCTCGACCGATCTGGCCGACGCCGAGCCAAACAGCCACACCTGCCCGACCTGTCTCGGCCTCCCGGGGGCGCTGCCCGTCGTCAACGAGGCCGCAGTCGAGTCCGCGGTGAAGCTCGGGAAGGCCATCGACGCCGAGATCCCCCAGCAAACCCGCTTTCACCGGAAGAACTACTACTACCCCGACCTGCCGAAGAACTTCCAGATCACCCAGTACGACGCCCCGCTCTGTGAGGACGGCGCACTGGAGATCAGCGTCGAGGGCGAGCGTCGGGAGATCGGCATCGAGCGCGCCCACCTCGAGGAGGACCCCGGCAGCCTCCAGCACGAGGGCGGCGACATCGAGACCGCCGACCACACCCTCGTGAACTACAACCGCGCCGGGATCCCGCTGATGGAGATCGTCACCCGGCCCGACTTCCGGGGACCAAAGGAGACCCGCGCCTTCCTCGCGAAACTCGAGGAGGTGCTGGAGTACTTGGGGATCTTCGACAGCCAGCGCGACGGCTCCCTGCGAGTCGACGCCAACATCTCGCTGGTGCCCGGCGAGGAGGTGCGCGAGGACGGCTCGATCGGGGCCGAGGCGCTCGCGGAAGCCAACCGCACGGAGGTCAAGAACATCTCGAGTCACAAAGGGGCCGAGAAGGCGCTGGCCTACGAGGTGACCCGGCAACGAAACGCCGTCCGAAGGGGAAGGGAGGTCGAACAGGAGACGCGCCACTGGGACGAGTCGCGCGGGATCACCGTCTCGATGCGCTCGAAGGAGGAGGAGAAGGACTACCGCTACTTCCCCGAGTACGACCTGCCCGTGTTGCGGGTCTCGGGCTGGAAGGAGGAGATCTCGATCCCCGAGCTGCCCGCCACGCGGCGCGAGCGCTTCCGCGAGGAGTACGGGCTGGGCGGGGAGGCCGCCTCGAAGCTCACCTCCACGAAGCAGGTCGCGGACTTCTACGAGGACCTCGCGAGTGACTTCGATCCCGACCTGGCGGCGACGTGGGTCGCCGACGATCTCCTCGGAGAGCTCAACTACCGCGATATGCTCATCACGGACGTCGAGGACCGCCTCGACGAGGTCCGGCGGCTCGTCGAGCTGGTCGCCGAGGAGGAGATCACCGCGAAGAACGCCCGCGAGACCGTGTTGCGGGAGATGCTCGATTCGGGGGCCGACCCCGACGCGGTCGTCGAGGACCACGATCTGGGAAAGACCGACGCCGGCGAGGTCGAGGCCGCGGTCGAGGAGGCGATCGAGGAGAACCCCGAGGCGGTCGCGGACGTCGAGTCGGGCGACGACGGCGCGATCAACTTCCTCGTCGGGCAGGTGATGGGGAAGACGGGCGGCAGCGCCGACCCCGGCCAGGTCAACGAGCTACTTCGCGAACGCCTCGGCTGA
- the smc gene encoding chromosome segregation protein SMC, protein MHIRELVLENFKSFGRKTRIPFYEDFTTVSGPNGSGKSNIIDSVLFALGLSRARGIRAEKLTDLIYNPGHDGEGDAEGPREASVEVVLDNADGTLAREQVVSAAGSDDIGDVETISVRRRVKRTEDNYYSYYYLNDRSVNLSDIQDLLAQAGVTPEGYNVVMQGDVTGIINMTAGQRREIIDEIAGVAEFDAKKESAHEELQTVKERIEEAELRIEEKQDRLDQLEDERETALQYQSLRDEKEEFQGYLKAAELEEKRAELDAKESRIEEKRSELEELRRELDQKQGMVTRLQEDLEDLNAEIERMGEDEQLEIKRDIEGIKGEISRLEDKIENSEEAISEAESDRQEAFVGIDRKEETIADLDREIRETKLEKASVKADIQEKEAEREEIEEEIENVDTEFDELKADLREKKAELEEARDERNEHQREQDRLLDEARRRSNAISEKEEERETTLEAIPEIEAEIDDLEDERGRAVENREQIDAVVEDLKEEKRELQGKLDEIEDDLQAKQQEYAELEARAGESGDSSYGRAVSAILNAGMDGVHGTVGQLGGVDSRYATACETAAGGRLANVVVDDDAIGQRCIEHLKSRNAGRATFLPMTEMRNRSLSSPPRAEGVVDFAYNLVDFDDAYAGVFSYVLGDTLVVEDIETARDLMGKYRLVTLEGELVEKSGAMTGGSRSGSRYSFSKSGKGQLERVAEAITDLQDRRESVRSELRDAEDRLESARDRKSEAAEQVREIDSAIEKKREAIEEREAKAERLAEEIDELEDARGDVDERMGEIEEEITEATEEIEGLESDIEELETELADSEIPELTAQLDAIDEGIDSLEDALDEHDSRLNELQLEKQYAQNAISDLDEQATSAEERIGKQEERIEGFEDGIEEQEERLEGKREAVEELEEELTEKKEERRELRGTLGEATDERDDAKEQVGSVESRLEGLQASARGLETDIADLESEVGEYDPEEIPDHEVVEERIEELAEEMEALEPVNMLAIDEYDRVEGELSELTDRKDVLVEEREGITDRIDSYEQQKRETFMDAYREIDEQFQDIFSRLSAGTGELHLEDEADPFEGGLTMKAQPGDKPIQRLDAMSGGEKSLTALAFIFAIQRYNPAPFYALDEVDAFLDAANADRVGELVDELAGEAQFIVVSHRSAMLERSERAIGVTMQGNNVSTVTGIDLAGSGEAATADD, encoded by the coding sequence ATGCACATTCGAGAGCTCGTTCTAGAGAACTTCAAGAGCTTCGGCCGGAAGACCCGCATCCCGTTCTACGAGGACTTCACCACCGTCAGCGGCCCGAACGGCTCGGGCAAGTCGAACATCATCGACAGCGTGCTGTTCGCGCTGGGCCTCTCGCGGGCCCGCGGGATCCGCGCCGAGAAGCTCACCGACCTGATCTACAACCCCGGCCACGACGGCGAGGGCGACGCCGAGGGCCCCCGTGAGGCCAGCGTCGAGGTCGTGCTGGACAACGCCGACGGCACGCTCGCGCGCGAGCAGGTCGTGAGCGCCGCCGGCAGCGACGACATCGGCGACGTCGAGACCATCTCCGTTCGGCGGCGGGTCAAACGGACCGAGGACAACTACTACTCCTATTACTACCTGAACGACCGCTCGGTCAACCTCTCGGACATCCAGGACCTGCTCGCTCAGGCGGGCGTCACGCCCGAGGGCTACAACGTCGTCATGCAGGGCGACGTGACGGGCATCATCAACATGACCGCCGGGCAGCGCCGGGAGATCATCGACGAGATCGCGGGCGTCGCGGAGTTCGACGCCAAGAAGGAGTCGGCCCACGAGGAGCTCCAGACCGTCAAGGAGCGCATCGAGGAGGCCGAGCTCCGCATCGAGGAGAAACAGGACCGCCTCGACCAGCTCGAGGACGAACGCGAGACGGCGCTGCAGTACCAGTCGCTTCGCGACGAGAAGGAGGAGTTCCAGGGCTACCTGAAGGCCGCCGAGCTCGAGGAGAAACGTGCGGAGCTCGACGCGAAGGAGAGCCGGATCGAGGAGAAGCGGTCGGAGCTCGAGGAGCTTCGCAGGGAGCTCGATCAGAAGCAGGGGATGGTCACCCGCCTCCAGGAGGACCTCGAGGACCTGAACGCCGAGATCGAGCGGATGGGCGAGGACGAGCAGCTGGAGATCAAACGCGATATCGAGGGGATCAAGGGCGAGATCAGCCGGCTCGAGGACAAGATCGAGAACAGCGAGGAGGCCATCAGCGAGGCCGAGAGCGACCGACAGGAGGCGTTCGTCGGGATCGACAGGAAGGAGGAGACGATCGCCGATCTCGACCGCGAGATCCGGGAGACGAAACTCGAGAAGGCCTCCGTGAAGGCCGACATCCAGGAGAAGGAGGCCGAACGCGAGGAGATCGAGGAGGAGATCGAGAACGTCGATACGGAGTTCGACGAGCTGAAGGCCGACCTCCGGGAGAAGAAGGCCGAACTCGAGGAGGCACGCGACGAACGGAACGAACATCAGCGCGAGCAGGACCGACTGCTCGACGAGGCCCGGCGTCGATCGAACGCGATAAGCGAGAAGGAAGAGGAGCGCGAGACGACCCTCGAGGCGATCCCGGAGATCGAGGCCGAGATCGACGACCTGGAGGACGAGCGCGGGCGGGCCGTGGAGAACCGCGAGCAGATCGACGCGGTCGTCGAGGACCTCAAGGAGGAGAAGCGCGAGCTCCAGGGGAAGCTCGACGAGATCGAGGACGACCTTCAGGCCAAACAGCAGGAGTACGCGGAGCTCGAGGCCAGGGCCGGCGAGAGCGGCGACAGCTCGTATGGCCGGGCGGTTTCGGCTATACTGAACGCCGGAATGGACGGCGTCCACGGCACCGTCGGCCAATTGGGTGGGGTGGACTCGCGGTACGCGACCGCGTGTGAGACCGCGGCAGGCGGACGGCTCGCGAACGTCGTGGTCGACGACGACGCGATCGGCCAGCGTTGTATCGAACACCTGAAGTCGCGAAACGCGGGACGGGCGACGTTCCTCCCGATGACCGAGATGCGCAACCGCTCGCTGTCCTCGCCGCCGCGCGCGGAGGGCGTGGTGGACTTCGCGTACAACCTCGTCGACTTCGACGACGCGTACGCGGGCGTGTTCTCGTACGTGCTCGGCGACACCCTCGTCGTCGAGGACATCGAGACCGCCCGCGATCTGATGGGCAAGTACCGGCTCGTGACCCTCGAGGGCGAGCTCGTCGAGAAGAGCGGCGCGATGACCGGCGGGAGCCGGTCGGGCTCGCGCTACTCCTTCTCGAAGTCGGGCAAAGGCCAACTAGAGCGGGTTGCCGAGGCGATCACCGACCTGCAGGACCGCCGCGAGTCGGTGCGCTCGGAGCTCCGGGACGCGGAGGACCGCCTCGAGAGCGCCCGCGACCGCAAGAGCGAGGCCGCGGAGCAGGTCCGCGAGATCGACAGCGCGATCGAGAAGAAGCGCGAGGCGATCGAGGAGCGCGAGGCGAAGGCCGAGCGGCTCGCCGAAGAGATCGACGAGCTCGAGGACGCCCGCGGGGACGTCGACGAGCGGATGGGCGAGATCGAGGAGGAGATCACGGAGGCGACCGAGGAGATCGAGGGCCTCGAGAGCGATATCGAGGAGCTGGAGACCGAGCTCGCCGACTCGGAGATCCCCGAGCTGACTGCCCAGCTCGACGCGATCGACGAGGGGATCGACAGCCTCGAGGACGCGCTCGACGAGCACGACTCGCGGCTCAACGAGCTCCAGCTCGAGAAGCAGTACGCACAGAACGCCATCTCCGACCTCGACGAGCAGGCGACGAGCGCCGAGGAGCGCATCGGGAAACAGGAGGAACGCATTGAAGGGTTCGAGGACGGGATCGAGGAGCAGGAAGAGCGCCTCGAGGGGAAGCGTGAGGCCGTGGAGGAGCTCGAGGAGGAACTCACCGAGAAGAAGGAGGAGCGCCGCGAGCTCCGGGGCACGCTGGGGGAGGCGACCGACGAACGCGACGACGCGAAGGAGCAGGTCGGCTCCGTCGAGAGCCGCCTCGAGGGCCTACAGGCGAGCGCGCGCGGGCTCGAGACCGACATCGCGGACCTCGAGAGCGAGGTCGGCGAGTACGACCCCGAGGAGATCCCCGACCACGAGGTCGTCGAGGAGCGCATCGAGGAGCTGGCCGAGGAGATGGAGGCGCTCGAGCCGGTGAACATGCTCGCGATCGACGAGTACGACCGGGTCGAGGGCGAGCTCTCGGAGCTCACCGACCGCAAGGACGTCCTCGTCGAGGAACGCGAGGGGATCACCGACCGGATCGACTCCTACGAACAGCAGAAACGCGAGACGTTCATGGACGCCTACCGGGAGATCGACGAGCAGTTCCAGGACATCTTCTCCCGGCTGTCGGCGGGGACGGGCGAGCTCCACCTCGAGGACGAGGCGGACCCCTTCGAGGGCGGGCTGACGATGAAGGCCCAGCCCGGCGACAAGCCGATCCAACGGCTGGACGCGATGAGCGGCGGCGAGAAGTCCCTGACGGCGCTGGCGTTCATCTTCGCGATCCAGCGCTACAACCCCGCGCCGTTCTACGCGCTCGACGAGGTCGACGCCTTCCTCGACGCCGCGAACGCCGACCGCGTGGGCGAGCTGGTCGACGAGCTGGCGGGGGAGGCCCAGTTCATCGTCGTTTCCCATCGCTCGGCGATGCTCGAGCGCTCCGAGCGCGCGATCGGCGTGACGATGCAGGGGAACAACGTCAGCACCGTCACCGGGATCGACCTCGCGGGAAGCGGGGAGGCCGCGACCGCGGATGACTGA
- a CDS encoding ScpA family protein, translated as MTDVALPAEESDEVEPVELLVQLAEDGEIEPWDIDIVEVTDAFLARLDSADLRTSGRALFYASVLLRMKSDEMLGEDEDEEEFDDWEAEMGMGPADDPFEEDPIADLEREMERRLDRKQARGSPETLDELVRELRDAERDSWWKESREYDTSGSPKGFQRGTQTLDYHSADEFRAEEEPTAEDVTGTAHGEDIEETITQVYDALDEQYAAGRDEVLFTEIGEAGGSRVETFLALLFLAHRGQVRLEQDDLFGDLWVRNPAADDEARDGDAPKPAG; from the coding sequence ATGACTGACGTCGCGCTCCCCGCCGAGGAGTCCGATGAAGTCGAGCCCGTCGAGCTGCTCGTCCAGCTCGCCGAGGACGGCGAGATCGAGCCCTGGGACATCGACATCGTCGAGGTGACCGACGCGTTCCTCGCGCGACTCGATTCGGCCGACCTCCGAACGTCGGGGCGCGCGCTCTTCTACGCGAGCGTCCTGTTGCGCATGAAGAGCGACGAGATGTTGGGCGAGGACGAGGACGAAGAGGAGTTCGACGACTGGGAGGCCGAGATGGGGATGGGGCCGGCGGACGACCCCTTCGAGGAGGACCCGATCGCGGACCTCGAACGCGAGATGGAGCGCCGGCTCGATCGCAAGCAGGCCCGCGGGTCGCCCGAGACGCTCGACGAGCTGGTCCGCGAGCTCCGCGACGCCGAGCGGGACTCGTGGTGGAAGGAGTCCCGGGAGTACGACACCTCGGGCTCCCCGAAGGGCTTCCAGCGGGGCACTCAGACGCTCGACTACCACTCGGCCGACGAGTTCCGTGCCGAGGAGGAGCCCACCGCCGAGGATGTGACGGGTACCGCCCACGGCGAGGACATCGAGGAGACCATCACGCAGGTCTACGACGCGCTCGACGAGCAGTACGCCGCCGGGCGCGACGAGGTGCTGTTCACCGAGATCGGCGAGGCGGGCGGCTCGCGCGTCGAGACGTTCCTCGCGCTGCTCTTTCTGGCCCACCGCGGGCAGGTCCGCCTCGAACAAGACGACCTCTTCGGCGACCTCTGGGTTCGGAACCCCGCCGCGGACGACGAGGCCAGGGACGGGGACGCGCCCAAGCCCGCCGGCTGA
- the mtnP gene encoding S-methyl-5'-thioadenosine phosphorylase encodes MIGFIGGSGIYEALPLENTREERIETPYGDPSAPVTIGEFGDTGREVAFLPRHGSDHGRSPTNLPYRANVYALKTVGVTHIFASNAVGSLKEDLEPGTLVVPDQIVDRTRHREMTFYGEGIVVHQPFTYPYSPELVDHLTGAAAKATDAEVSKGGTYVCIEGPQYSTRAESEFYRSQGWDLVGMTAIPEAKLAREAEIAYATVAGVTDYDVWKEDSEVTLEEVLENAERNQKAIKSVVEEAIRSLPEDHECEAHSALEGTVNTPTEAIPEETRERVDPLVGDYL; translated from the coding sequence ATGATCGGCTTCATCGGCGGCAGCGGCATCTACGAGGCCCTCCCCCTCGAGAACACCCGCGAGGAGCGAATCGAAACGCCCTACGGCGACCCGAGCGCGCCCGTGACGATCGGCGAGTTCGGAGACACAGGGAGGGAAGTCGCCTTCCTGCCCCGGCATGGGTCGGACCACGGGCGCTCGCCGACGAACCTCCCCTACCGGGCGAACGTCTACGCGCTCAAGACGGTGGGCGTCACCCATATCTTCGCTTCGAACGCGGTGGGTTCGCTGAAGGAGGACCTCGAACCGGGGACGCTCGTGGTCCCCGACCAGATCGTCGACCGCACGCGCCACCGCGAGATGACCTTCTACGGCGAGGGAATCGTCGTCCACCAGCCTTTCACCTACCCCTACAGTCCGGAGCTCGTCGATCACCTGACGGGGGCCGCGGCGAAGGCGACCGACGCCGAGGTCTCGAAGGGCGGCACCTACGTCTGCATCGAGGGCCCCCAGTACTCCACCCGGGCCGAAAGCGAGTTCTACCGGAGCCAGGGGTGGGACCTCGTGGGGATGACCGCGATCCCGGAGGCCAAGCTCGCCCGCGAGGCCGAGATCGCCTACGCGACGGTCGCGGGCGTCACCGACTACGACGTCTGGAAGGAGGACAGCGAGGTCACCCTCGAGGAGGTGCTCGAGAACGCGGAGCGGAACCAGAAGGCGATCAAATCGGTCGTCGAGGAGGCGATCCGCTCCCTGCCCGAGGACCACGAGTGTGAGGCCCACAGCGCGCTCGAGGGAACCGTCAACACGCCGACCGAGGCGATCCCGGAGGAGACCCGCGAGCGGGTCGACCCGCTGGTCGGCGATTATCTCTAG